A region of the Actinomycetes bacterium genome:
CGTGGCGGAGCCGGTGCCTCAGCCCAGGCAGGCCGGGCCGAGCAGCGCCTTGAGGTCGCCCATCAGCGCCGGCGACGGGTTGACCCGCAGCCCGTCGTCGATCCGCAGCACCGTCGTGCGCGAGGCCGCCTGCAGCCGCAGGTGCACCTCGGTCGCGCCCGGGTGGGTGGCGAGGACGTCCTTGAGCCGCTCCACCACCGGCGGCGTGCAGCGCACCACGGGCAGCGAGATGACGACCGGTCCGCGCGGCCCCTCGGAGAGGTCGGGCAGCGTCATCTCCATCGCGATCAGCTTGGGCACGTCCTCGCGCCGGTCCAGCCGCCCGCGCACCACGACCACGGTGTCCTCGGCGAGGGTGGTCGCGTAGAGGTTGTAGGTCTGCGGGAAGAACATGACGTCGATCGCGCCCTCGAGGTCCTCGACGGTGGCGATCGCCCACACGTCGCCCTTCTTGGTCACCTTGCGCTGCAGTCCGCTGACCAGGCCGCCGATGGTGACCTGCGAACCGTCGGCCCGCTCCTCGGACCCGGTCAGCGACGCGATGGAGCAGTCGGCCGCGGCCGAGAGCAGGTGCTCGACGCCGAAGAGCGGGTGGTCGGAGACGTAGAGGCCGAGCATCTCGCGCTCGTACTGCAGCAGGACGCTCTTGTCCCACTCGCCCAGCGGCACCGGCGGCGTCACGGTGATCTCGGACTCGCCGCCGTCGTCGTCACCCCCACTCAGCCCACCGTCAGCTCCGCTGAACAGGTCGAACTGGCCGTGCGCCTCGTTGCGCTTGGTGAGCATGAACGAGTCGATCGCCTCGGCGTGCACGTTGAGCAGCCCGCGGCGCGGGTCGCCGAGCGAGTCGAAGGAGCCGGCCTTGATCAGGGACTCCACGGTCTTCTTGTTGCAGGCGACCGGGTCTATCTTCCGCAGGAAGTCGTAGAAGTCGGTGAAGCGACCCTTGCTCAGGCGGGTGGCGGCGATGCTGGCCACCACGTTCTCGCCGACGTTGCGGATGGCGGCCAGGCCGAAGCGGATGTCGGTGCCGCGCGGCGTGTAGTCGGAGTCCGACTCGTTGACGTCGGGCGGCAGCACCTTGATGCCCATGCGACGGCACTCGTTGAGGTAGAGCGCAGACTTGTCCTTGTCGTCGCGGACGCTGGTGAGCAGCGCCGCCATGTACTCGGACGGGAAGTTGGCCTTGAGGTAGGCGGTCCAGTAGGAGACCAGGCCGTAGGCGGCGGAGTGCGCCTTGTTGAACGCGTAGTCGGAGAACGGGACGAGGATGTCCCACAGCGTCTTGATGGCGGCCATGGAGTAGCCGTTGGCCCGCATGCCCTCGGAGAAGCCGACGAACTCGGCGTCGAGCACCTCGCGCTTCTTCTTGCCCATGGCCTTGCGCAACAGGTCTGCCTTGCCGAGCGAGTAGCCGGCGAGCTTCTGCGCGATCAGGATGACCTGCTCCTGGTAGACGATCAGGCCGTACGTCGCACCGAGCACCTCCTCGAGCGGCTCGGCCAGCTCGGGGTGGATCGGCGTGATCGGCTCCGCGCCGTTCTTGCGCAGCGCGTACTTGGTGTGCGAGCCGGCGCCCATCGGGCCAGGGCGGTAGAGCGCGCCGACCGCGGAGATGTCCTCGAAGTTGTCCGGCTTCATCAGCCGCAGCAGGGAGCGCATCGGCCCGCCGTCGAACTGGAACACCCCGAGGGTGTCGCCGCGGGCCAGCAGGTCGTAGGTCGCCTGGTCGGTGAGGTCCTTGCTCAGCGCGTCGAGGTCGATCGTCCGGCCGCGGTTGGCCTCGATGTTGCGCAGGGCGTCGTCGAGGATGGTCAGGTTGCGCAGGCCGAGGAAGTCCATCTTCACCAGGCCGAGCGCCTCGCAGCTCGGGTAGTCGAACTGGGTGATGACCTGGCCGTCCTGCTCACGCCGCATGATCGGGATGACGTCGAGCAGCGGCTCGCTGGACATGATGACGCCGGCCGCGTGGACGCCCCACTGGCGCTTGAGGTTCTCCAGCCCGCGGGCGGTGTCGACG
Encoded here:
- the dnaE gene encoding DNA polymerase III subunit alpha: ERRRGEVIRYVTDKYGDDRVAQIVTYGTIKAKQAMKDSARVLGYPYALGDQLTKLMPPAIMGKDIPLGGIFDPRHKRYSEAGEFRARYESDPDAKRVVDTARGLENLKRQWGVHAAGVIMSSEPLLDVIPIMRREQDGQVITQFDYPSCEALGLVKMDFLGLRNLTILDDALRNIEANRGRTIDLDALSKDLTDQATYDLLARGDTLGVFQFDGGPMRSLLRLMKPDNFEDISAVGALYRPGPMGAGSHTKYALRKNGAEPITPIHPELAEPLEEVLGATYGLIVYQEQVILIAQKLAGYSLGKADLLRKAMGKKKREVLDAEFVGFSEGMRANGYSMAAIKTLWDILVPFSDYAFNKAHSAAYGLVSYWTAYLKANFPSEYMAALLTSVRDDKDKSALYLNECRRMGIKVLPPDVNESDSDYTPRGTDIRFGLAAIRNVGENVVASIAATRLSKGRFTDFYDFLRKIDPVACNKKTVESLIKAGSFDSLGDPRRGLLNVHAEAIDSFMLTKRNEAHGQFDLFSGADGGLSGGDDDGGESEITVTPPVPLGEWDKSVLLQYEREMLGLYVSDHPLFGVEHLLSAAADCSIASLTGSEERADGSQVTIGGLVSGLQRKVTKKGDVWAIATVEDLEGAIDVMFFPQTYNLYATTLAEDTVVVVRGRLDRREDVPKLIAMEMTLPDLSEGPRGPVVISLPVVRCTPPVVERLKDVLATHPGATEVHLRLQAASRTTVLRIDDGLRVNPSPALMGDLKALLGPACLG